The Buchnera aphidicola (Brevicoryne brassicae) DNA window ACCATCTATATCTTCTTGTTGAATAAATTCTTTTGTATTTAAAGAACTAACGGAACCACCATATTGAATTATAACATTTTTACTCACCGAGTCATTTTTTTGAATATAATTTCTTATAAATTTATGTATAATTTGTACATATTCTGGATCAGCAGATACACCTGTTCCAATAGCCCAAATAGGTTCATATGCAATTACTGCATTTCTAAATGCTTTTTCTCCTAAAATTTGAAATATACAATTTAATTGTTTTTCAATAACTTTTTGTGTTTTACCATTCTTTTTTTCTTTTTCTGTTTCCCCTATGCATAAAATCGGTATTAAATTTGAATTTTTAATTAAATGAAATTTTTTTGCTACAAAATTATCTGTTTCATTATGTAATATACGTCTTTCAGAATGTCCAATAATAACATATTTTACACCTATATCTTTTAACATTAAAACAGAAACTTCACCAGTAAATGCTCCTTTTAAATTAACATCTACGTTTTGTGCTCCAAGAAAAATATTTATCTTTTTTATAGACTGGTAGGTTCGTTCTAAATATATATTAGGAGGAGCAATAACAATTATGTTTTTATTTAAATTACTCAATAAATTATTCTTTAAAAACTTTAAATAATTAGAAATCATTTCTATATTTCCATTTAATTTCCAATTTGCTACAATTAATTTTTTTTTCATTCTTCAACCTTAATTATTTCTAACTATAGAAACTAAGCTTTTTTTATAAAAAGTTATATTCAGACTTAGTTTCTATCATAAAGTATTAAAATATATTATTTATATATGTTAGCTCTATTACGTAATAGTTTACCTGGTTTAAAATAAGGTATATATTTTTCATTTAATTTCACTATTTCCCCAGTTTTAGGATTTCGACCTAAGCGAGAACGACGATAATGTAAAGAAAAAGTTCCAAAACCTCTAACTTCAATTCTTCGTCCCTTTGCCAGTGATATTATCATGTGTTCTAATATTTCTTTTATAGCACACTTTATAGTCTTATTTGAAATATGAGTTTTTTTTTCAGAAATTCTTTCAAATAATTCTGACTTAGTCATAAATCCTCGATATTTATAAATCTAAAAATTCTTAATTTATTATAAAAATATTATTTTTTATAATACAAATAGTTATTCTGTATTTTTAGCCGCTTTAAAAGCTTCTTTCATTACATTAGAAAATATTTCATCATTTATTTTTTTATTAGACAAATCTGTTGAATCTTTTTTTTCATTTTCATCTAAGATATGAACTACAAGATAAATTATTCTATTTTTACGATCAAAACTAGATAATTTAACTAAAATTTCATCATTAATTTTAAATTTATTCGTTAGTCCTTCGTATTCTAAACGAGATATATCAGAAAATTTTATGATACCTTCTATGTTTTCTGATAATTTTATTGTCATATTTTTTTTATCAAAAGATTTTACTATTCCATTAATAATGGTACCTTTTTTATAGTTTGAAACATATACGTTTAAAGGATCTTCTTCTAATTGTTTAATTCCTAAAGATATACGTTCTCTTTCGGCATCTACCTGAAGAACTACAGCAGAAATTTCATCACCTTTTTTATATTTTTTAACTGCTTCTTCACCAGAACTGCTCCAAGAAATATCAGATAAATGCACTAATCCATCAATACCACCATTTAAACCAATAAAAACACCAAAATCTGTAATAGATTTTATTTTACCGGCAACATGAATTCCTTTTTTATGAGTTTCAGAAAACTCTTTCCATGGATTTATTTTACATTGTTTTAAACCAAGAGAAATACGTCTACGATCTTCATCAATATCTAGTACCATGACCTCAACTTTATCGTTTACAGAAACGACTTTAGATGGATGAATGTTTTTATTAGTCCAATCCATTTCAGACACATGAACTAAACCTTCTACTCCTTCTTGAATTTCTACAAAACAACCATAATCCGTTAAGTTTGTTACACGTCCACTCAACTTAGTTCCTTCTGGATAACGTTTAGAAATTTCTATCCATGGATCTTTACCTAATTGTTTTAATCCCAGTGAAACTCGA harbors:
- the ihfB gene encoding integration host factor subunit beta, whose protein sequence is MTKSELFERISEKKTHISNKTIKCAIKEILEHMIISLAKGRRIEVRGFGTFSLHYRRSRLGRNPKTGEIVKLNEKYIPYFKPGKLLRNRANIYK
- the rpsA gene encoding 30S ribosomal protein S1, yielding MNESFAQLFEESLKEIKTRPGSILRGTIISIEKDIVLVDAGLKSESAIPIEQFKNSQGLLDINVGDQIDVALDAIEDGFGETLLSREKAKRHEAWLILEQAHEKSETVTGIINGKVKGGFTVELNDIRAFLPGSLVDVRPVRETIHLEGKELEFKVIKLDQKRNNVVVSRRAVIESENSAERDQLLENLQEGIHIKGIVKNLTDYGAFVDLGGVDGLLHITDMAWKRVKHPSEIVNIGDEISVKILKFDRERTRVSLGLKQLGKDPWIEISKRYPEGTKLSGRVTNLTDYGCFVEIQEGVEGLVHVSEMDWTNKNIHPSKVVSVNDKVEVMVLDIDEDRRRISLGLKQCKINPWKEFSETHKKGIHVAGKIKSITDFGVFIGLNGGIDGLVHLSDISWSSSGEEAVKKYKKGDEISAVVLQVDAERERISLGIKQLEEDPLNVYVSNYKKGTIINGIVKSFDKKNMTIKLSENIEGIIKFSDISRLEYEGLTNKFKINDEILVKLSSFDRKNRIIYLVVHILDENEKKDSTDLSNKKINDEIFSNVMKEAFKAAKNTE
- the tpiA gene encoding triose-phosphate isomerase, which gives rise to MKKKLIVANWKLNGNIEMISNYLKFLKNNLLSNLNKNIIVIAPPNIYLERTYQSIKKINIFLGAQNVDVNLKGAFTGEVSVLMLKDIGVKYVIIGHSERRILHNETDNFVAKKFHLIKNSNLIPILCIGETEKEKKNGKTQKVIEKQLNCIFQILGEKAFRNAVIAYEPIWAIGTGVSADPEYVQIIHKFIRNYIQKNDSVSKNVIIQYGGSVSSLNTKEFIQQEDIDGLLIGSASLHAKEFLKIIKISCSID